A region of the Bacillus thermozeamaize genome:
GGGAAATCCAGCGCCACCAACTGGCGTGCGCTCTCCTTGCGCAAATGGGGATACATCCCGCCTTGGACAATCCCGAACAGCGCCTGTGTCCCGGGCTTTTGGTGGGCTTTCAGGCACCGCTCTGCCCAGCGGGTGGTCCGTTCCAGGGAGTCCTTGATGTATCTTTCGTCTGCCGGGTATGGGGCGCATTCGTCAAACGCCATGATGATATCGGCCCCGAGGGCATTTTGTATGGCAATGGCCTTTTCCGGGCTGATAAACAGCTTTTCGCCGCTCAAGTGCGAGCGGAACGTCACGCCTTCCTCCTGGATGTCCCGCAATTTGCTGAGGCTGAATACCTGGAAGCCGCCGCTGTCCGTCAAAATGGCCCGATCCCAGTTCATGAAACGGTGCAGTCCGCCCGCCTTCTCCACCAACTCATGTCCCGGACGCAAAAACAGGTGGTAGGTGTTGCTCAGGATCACGCCCGCGCCAATCTCTTTCAATTCCTCGGGGCTCATCGCCTTGACCGACGCCTGCGTTCCCACCGGCATAAACAGGGGGGTCTCGAAAGTTCCATGCGGCGTATGCAACCGTCCCAGGCGGGCACCGGTCTGTTTGCAGGTTTTGATCAGTTCGTAACGTATTGCAGACACCGTCTCGACTCCTTTGACCTTCAATCGATGATCAGCATCGCGTCCCCGAAGCTGTAGAACCGGTATCGTTCACGTATCGCTTCTTCATACGCCCTGCGCGTCTGTTCCATGCCGGCAAAAGCGCTCACCAGCATGACCAGGGTGGAACGGGGCAGGTGAAAATTGGTGATCAGGCCGTCAATCGCCCGAAACGCATACCCTGGATAGATGA
Encoded here:
- a CDS encoding tRNA guanosine(34) transglycosylase Tgt, with product MSAIRYELIKTCKQTGARLGRLHTPHGTFETPLFMPVGTQASVKAMSPEELKEIGAGVILSNTYHLFLRPGHELVEKAGGLHRFMNWDRAILTDSGGFQVFSLSKLRDIQEEGVTFRSHLSGEKLFISPEKAIAIQNALGADIIMAFDECAPYPADERYIKDSLERTTRWAERCLKAHQKPGTQALFGIVQGGMYPHLRKESARQLVALDFPGYAVGGLSVGEPKSLMYQILEETVPLLPADRPRYLMGVGSPDALIEGVIRGIDMFDCVLPTRIARNGTVMTSQGRLVIRNAQYAEDFRPLDPDCDCYACRHYTRAYIRHLIKAGEIFGIRLTTYHNLYFLVQLMRVVREAIRHDALLDFRNDFFARYGIEHPDDRGF